In one window of Oceanococcus sp. HetDA_MAG_MS8 DNA:
- a CDS encoding S8 family serine peptidase → MGEGVVVGVIDSGVNFDHPSFAAVGPVDGYVHTNPRTLLGLPRYYGLCLPVTGLPFCNDKLIGVWDFTGTTPLDDDGHGSHTASTAAGNFVDATLNAPTTTLERRIGGVAPHANLITYKGCITSPLLSGCLSPSTALAINQAVADQVDVLNFSIGGPAGNPWADANAQAFLSARAAGVFVATSAGNSGPGPETVGSPADAPWLLSVAASTHDRALENALIDISGGDTPAPADIAGRSLTTSLPSAPIVYAGDFGDALCLAPFAAGTFDGEIVVCDRGENARVEKADNVAAGGAIGFVLANDEANGASLNGDGYAVPGVHITFEDGVALKEWLASGEGHVAAIQGTVPSANRVDGDVMAGFSSRGPNIVAPSVIKPDITAPGVDIIAAVRTDLLAPNAGPEFGVLSGTSMSSPHAAGAAALLLALHPDWTPDEVQSALMTTSYVVRGKNGTDGLVKDDRVTPADAFDVGAGRIDLSQAVRAGLLLDETEANYLAADPSAGGDPTSLNRPSLGNGSCIGACSWTRTLTATVDASWSAVVESPDVLSLSVNPRFFSLAAGESVTLEVTADTVGQPGGQWFFAELFLAPDSASIPVTHLPVAVRAGEGPGLTEAPARGLLGTRGGALGWLMLTLALLALGHRQRGIARSR, encoded by the coding sequence ATGGGCGAAGGCGTCGTGGTGGGGGTCATCGACTCCGGTGTGAACTTCGACCATCCCTCATTTGCTGCCGTCGGCCCTGTCGACGGCTATGTGCATACCAATCCACGGACTTTGCTCGGCTTGCCGCGTTATTACGGCTTGTGTTTGCCGGTGACGGGCTTGCCTTTTTGTAACGACAAACTGATCGGGGTTTGGGATTTCACTGGCACTACGCCATTGGATGACGATGGCCATGGCAGCCACACAGCCTCCACAGCCGCCGGAAACTTCGTGGATGCAACGTTAAACGCGCCGACCACCACGCTGGAGCGGCGCATCGGCGGGGTTGCACCGCATGCCAACCTCATCACCTACAAAGGCTGCATTACCTCGCCGTTGTTATCCGGGTGTTTGTCGCCTTCGACGGCCCTTGCAATTAACCAAGCTGTGGCTGATCAGGTTGATGTGCTGAACTTCTCCATTGGCGGCCCCGCAGGGAACCCCTGGGCGGATGCCAATGCGCAGGCCTTTTTGTCGGCGCGCGCCGCCGGCGTGTTTGTAGCAACCTCCGCCGGTAATTCTGGCCCTGGTCCCGAAACCGTTGGTTCCCCCGCCGATGCTCCCTGGCTGCTGAGCGTGGCCGCGTCCACCCATGACCGCGCCTTAGAGAATGCGCTTATTGATATCAGTGGTGGCGATACTCCAGCTCCTGCAGACATTGCAGGACGCAGCTTGACCACGTCTCTTCCCAGCGCGCCCATCGTTTATGCCGGTGACTTCGGTGATGCTCTGTGTCTGGCGCCCTTTGCGGCCGGCACCTTCGATGGTGAAATCGTGGTCTGTGATCGCGGCGAAAACGCGCGCGTGGAGAAAGCCGATAACGTAGCGGCCGGTGGAGCAATTGGTTTTGTACTGGCCAATGACGAAGCCAACGGGGCTAGCTTGAACGGGGACGGCTATGCGGTTCCCGGCGTGCACATCACTTTTGAGGATGGCGTCGCGTTGAAGGAATGGTTGGCTAGTGGTGAGGGGCATGTGGCCGCCATCCAAGGCACTGTTCCCAGTGCGAATCGTGTCGATGGCGACGTGATGGCCGGCTTTAGCTCACGCGGGCCGAACATCGTTGCGCCTAGTGTGATCAAACCCGATATCACCGCGCCTGGTGTGGACATCATTGCGGCGGTGCGCACCGATCTGTTGGCGCCAAACGCTGGCCCGGAATTCGGTGTGCTCAGTGGTACTTCCATGTCGAGCCCGCATGCCGCGGGCGCCGCAGCGCTGCTTTTGGCCTTGCATCCAGACTGGACGCCGGATGAAGTGCAGTCCGCTCTAATGACAACCAGCTATGTTGTCCGTGGCAAGAATGGGACTGATGGCTTGGTGAAGGATGACCGTGTGACGCCGGCAGATGCCTTTGACGTCGGGGCAGGGCGCATCGATTTGTCGCAAGCGGTTCGTGCTGGATTGTTATTGGACGAAACCGAGGCCAACTACCTTGCAGCCGACCCCAGCGCGGGTGGTGACCCCACCAGCCTGAACCGGCCCAGCCTAGGAAACGGTAGCTGTATCGGTGCTTGCAGTTGGACGCGCACCCTCACTGCCACCGTCGATGCGAGCTGGAGTGCTGTGGTTGAGTCACCGGATGTCTTGAGCCTGAGTGTGAATCCCCGCTTTTTCTCTCTGGCAGCCGGTGAGTCTGTCACCTTAGAAGTGACGGCAGACACAGTAGGGCAGCCTGGGGGCCAATGGTTTTTTGCCGAGCTTTTCTTGGCGCCAGATTCGGCGAGTATTCCTGTGACTCATCTGCCAGTGGCCGTACGCGCCGGAGAGGGTCCGGGTCTGACCGAGGCCCCCGCGCGGGGATTACTCGGGACCCGTGGCGGCGCCTTAGGCTGGCTGATGCTCACATTGGCGCTCTTAGCGCTAGGCCATCGCCAACGCGGGATCGCGCGCAGCCGATAA
- a CDS encoding energy-coupling factor ABC transporter permease, giving the protein MSIDPSLIPLSLHIVAGLCCLLSLGLAGHMVPWRALKDVPQRQHLLFGSLASLLLLWTLSIEAVSGVHIHLLGMTTLTLLMGWPIAIIGGTLVLLIQLLMSPLSLLALPLSWLLTVAIPATTTRLLVVVLRNRGQPNPYLFLLGAGFGGGILSALFAASACGALFALLGLGGWPQTLQRDMALLALAAFPEGFLNGVVMTAITVVNPEWVKTFDERYYQASDQE; this is encoded by the coding sequence ATGTCCATAGACCCCAGCCTTATTCCCCTGAGCCTCCATATCGTCGCAGGTCTGTGCTGCCTACTCAGCTTGGGGCTGGCAGGCCACATGGTGCCATGGAGAGCATTGAAGGACGTCCCACAGCGCCAGCACCTACTCTTTGGCAGCCTCGCTTCTTTATTGCTGCTGTGGACCTTGAGCATTGAGGCCGTGTCAGGTGTACATATCCACCTCTTGGGGATGACAACCCTGACCCTTCTGATGGGCTGGCCTATTGCCATCATCGGCGGGACCTTGGTCCTACTGATTCAGCTGCTGATGAGCCCGCTGTCATTGTTAGCGCTGCCGCTCAGCTGGCTGCTCACGGTGGCCATCCCCGCGACAACGACTCGCCTACTGGTTGTCGTTCTTCGCAACCGCGGACAACCCAATCCTTACCTTTTCCTGTTAGGGGCGGGCTTTGGCGGCGGGATTCTGAGCGCACTCTTCGCGGCCTCGGCGTGTGGCGCCCTCTTCGCATTGTTAGGCCTTGGTGGCTGGCCGCAAACCTTGCAAAGAGACATGGCCTTGCTCGCCCTCGCCGCCTTTCCTGAGGGCTTTTTGAATGGAGTGGTCATGACCGCAATCACTGTGGTCAACCCAGAATGGGTGAAAACCTTTGATGAACGCTACTACCAGGCCTCCGACCAAGAATAA
- a CDS encoding NUDIX hydrolase, with product MAIDDVQILYTGEFLQTCRRRHWEFVRRVNSSGCAAFVVATTEDACLLLVQQFRHPVQASVIELPAGIVGDQAEGESPAVAAGRELEEETGYRAAELELLHCSPTAPGLSSEWAYHYRARQVQRVHSGGGVEDEEILVHRVPLVSAMTWLAQQQQAGVIIDARVYAALAWLSAENA from the coding sequence ATGGCTATAGACGATGTGCAGATTCTGTACACGGGTGAGTTTCTTCAGACCTGTCGGCGTCGGCACTGGGAATTCGTGCGCCGGGTGAATTCTTCAGGATGCGCGGCTTTTGTGGTGGCAACGACTGAGGATGCATGCTTATTGCTGGTGCAGCAGTTTCGCCATCCCGTGCAAGCCTCGGTGATTGAGCTCCCGGCCGGCATCGTAGGTGACCAGGCTGAGGGTGAGAGCCCAGCTGTGGCTGCAGGGCGAGAGCTTGAAGAAGAAACCGGCTACAGAGCTGCCGAGCTCGAACTATTGCATTGCAGTCCGACGGCGCCTGGACTAAGCAGCGAATGGGCCTATCACTACCGAGCGCGTCAGGTGCAAAGGGTGCACTCTGGTGGTGGGGTCGAGGATGAGGAGATTCTTGTTCACCGGGTGCCCCTGGTTTCGGCCATGACTTGGCTTGCACAGCAACAACAAGCAGGGGTGATTATCGACGCGCGCGTATATGCGGCCTTGGCTTGGTTGTCGGCTGAGAACGCTTAG
- a CDS encoding S8/S53 family peptidase: MSSHQMWAASALAASTVLFAACDGGQSYDGPMGSRSADATMARSAAADDVVVIAVIDSGVNPYHHDYLASMMPQHQDADPSNDLPLDQDPATWLPGHPGAEAFASYDALNLSLSEDPNAFAADLHALDQAEWGKVRYSEGTDNAQVHMVWMPGTKIIGHVAFDPMLIADYALSPVLGEQTGPVDTWSADSHGTGSASVSSGNIYGSCANCLLVYVHGTSEEANEWVAKQDWIDAQTNSWGAATVFRERAYAGTDVQLQLEAINRGQQNFFSAGNGQANAFVAPNTTLLSSQEGPDWIVTVGAISPNDGSTFSGHGKPADISSIGTGYPAGRGASVTAEGSFSGTSNATPVVAGIYAQALYQLRQELAGPSRIQTAGVVAVGPAGCGAANADCANADGMITVHELREALFRSARYTEEVWNVGGQVTLPAGTPADAELEFVGEGHGSYWGRVRSDEELAEDVQRIVDFVMGRWFEEQDLAQVEWFTADSICRQAIWGEWEHGYAARNPAPAADPSQPMRTFLTEVCPTALPPLVTPLEIIHGG, translated from the coding sequence ATGTCCTCGCACCAAATGTGGGCAGCCAGTGCACTGGCTGCAAGCACCGTATTGTTTGCCGCCTGTGATGGCGGCCAATCCTATGATGGCCCCATGGGCTCACGCAGCGCTGACGCCACCATGGCGCGGTCCGCGGCGGCTGACGATGTGGTTGTGATCGCTGTCATCGATTCCGGCGTCAACCCCTACCACCACGACTACCTCGCCAGCATGATGCCGCAGCATCAAGATGCTGACCCCAGCAACGATTTGCCCTTGGATCAAGACCCCGCCACCTGGTTACCAGGACACCCTGGCGCCGAGGCTTTTGCCAGCTATGACGCTCTTAATCTGAGCCTGAGTGAAGATCCCAACGCCTTCGCGGCAGACCTGCATGCGCTGGATCAGGCCGAATGGGGCAAAGTGCGCTACTCCGAGGGCACGGATAACGCGCAAGTACATATGGTGTGGATGCCCGGGACTAAGATCATTGGCCACGTAGCATTCGATCCGATGCTCATTGCGGATTACGCACTCAGTCCGGTCCTGGGCGAACAAACAGGGCCAGTGGACACATGGTCGGCAGATTCACACGGAACCGGCTCTGCTAGCGTGAGCAGCGGAAACATTTACGGCAGCTGCGCCAATTGCTTGCTGGTCTACGTGCATGGCACTTCCGAGGAGGCCAATGAATGGGTTGCCAAGCAAGACTGGATTGACGCCCAGACCAACTCTTGGGGGGCGGCAACAGTATTTCGTGAGCGGGCTTACGCAGGCACTGATGTGCAGTTGCAGCTCGAGGCGATCAACCGCGGGCAGCAAAACTTTTTCTCCGCTGGTAATGGTCAAGCCAATGCCTTTGTGGCTCCGAATACCACCTTGTTGAGCTCCCAAGAGGGGCCAGACTGGATCGTCACCGTAGGCGCGATTAGTCCTAATGATGGCAGTACCTTTTCTGGACATGGCAAGCCTGCGGACATCTCCAGCATCGGTACCGGATACCCCGCGGGCCGGGGTGCCAGTGTGACCGCCGAAGGCAGCTTCAGCGGTACCTCTAATGCGACTCCTGTGGTAGCTGGTATTTACGCCCAAGCCTTGTATCAACTGCGCCAAGAACTCGCAGGGCCCAGCCGTATTCAAACTGCAGGCGTGGTTGCGGTAGGTCCGGCGGGCTGCGGCGCGGCGAATGCCGATTGCGCCAATGCCGATGGCATGATCACGGTACATGAGCTGCGCGAGGCTTTGTTCCGTTCTGCGCGGTATACCGAGGAAGTGTGGAATGTTGGTGGCCAGGTCACACTGCCTGCCGGGACTCCCGCTGACGCCGAGTTGGAGTTTGTTGGCGAAGGTCACGGTAGCTACTGGGGCCGGGTGCGTTCGGACGAGGAACTCGCCGAAGACGTGCAACGTATTGTCGATTTCGTCATGGGCCGTTGGTTTGAGGAGCAAGACCTGGCGCAGGTGGAATGGTTTACCGCTGACTCCATTTGCCGCCAGGCTATTTGGGGCGAATGGGAGCATGGTTATGCGGCTCGCAATCCTGCGCCTGCGGCGGACCCCAGCCAACCCATGCGGACCTTCCTGACCGAGGTTTGTCCAACGGCATTGCCGCCCTTAGTAACGCCTTTGGAAATCATTCACGGCGGTTAG
- a CDS encoding NAD(P)H-binding protein yields the protein MGASGTIGQATARALLEQGFELSCAMRGSAQALPADIQAAARRITYDFHQSESEPRTLFANNPVDVVMSCMASRTGDPTDAWAVDYRAHSQLLKAAAKAGVKHFVLLSAICVQKPKLAFQHAKLAFEHELQGSGLRYSIVRPTAYFKSLSGQVQRVMQGRAYVLFGDGQATACKPISNRDLANYLVGCIDDEARWNTVLPIGGPGPAMTPKQLGEQLFALCGQPPRFRSVSPGVLLGIARLLAMLSRLIPRLGAKAELARIGHYYATESMLVWDERVQSYDAAATPSTGQDRLIDYFAELLAADGHVDRGAHRVF from the coding sequence TTGGGAGCGAGTGGCACCATTGGTCAGGCCACCGCGAGGGCGTTGCTGGAACAGGGCTTCGAGCTGAGCTGTGCGATGCGCGGGTCGGCGCAGGCATTACCTGCGGATATTCAGGCAGCTGCGCGGCGAATCACTTACGACTTTCACCAGTCAGAGTCTGAGCCTAGGACGCTGTTTGCGAACAACCCGGTTGATGTCGTGATGTCATGCATGGCGTCGCGTACCGGGGATCCTACCGATGCTTGGGCGGTCGATTATCGGGCGCATAGTCAACTCTTGAAGGCTGCGGCGAAGGCCGGGGTCAAACACTTTGTGTTGCTTTCGGCTATTTGTGTGCAAAAGCCTAAGCTGGCATTTCAGCACGCCAAACTCGCCTTTGAGCATGAGCTGCAAGGTAGCGGACTGCGCTACTCCATTGTGCGCCCCACGGCTTATTTCAAATCGCTTTCCGGGCAGGTGCAGCGGGTGATGCAGGGCAGGGCATATGTGCTGTTCGGCGACGGCCAAGCCACCGCTTGCAAGCCGATCAGTAATCGGGACCTTGCGAATTACCTGGTGGGTTGCATCGATGATGAGGCGCGCTGGAATACGGTGTTGCCGATTGGTGGTCCGGGGCCAGCCATGACGCCCAAGCAGCTGGGCGAGCAATTATTCGCACTGTGTGGTCAGCCGCCGCGTTTTCGATCGGTGTCTCCAGGTGTGCTGCTTGGCATAGCGCGATTATTGGCAATGCTCAGCAGACTCATTCCACGCTTAGGTGCCAAGGCTGAGTTGGCGCGCATTGGTCATTACTACGCCACCGAATCCATGCTGGTTTGGGACGAGCGTGTCCAGAGCTATGACGCTGCGGCTACCCCATCTACGGGTCAGGATCGCCTCATTGATTACTTCGCTGAATTGCTGGCAGCGGATGGTCATGTGGACCGGGGAGCCCATCGCGTTTTTTAG
- a CDS encoding serine hydrolase, with translation MATFARVAALVAAAVMPILAQAHTDAKFLGSSQDPLSYELRQQILELARQDLRLAASSEEPAPDVDGPITALPPPQDLVLDRMNVWLNPTYWSTWVREALVNGNVQIPAPTDIVRPEIWTPNVTVEPGSYISSLPLAIEDLSGLTYTWDGAEKSLLDFMHTTETDMVQFAVNGEVIGALYNNGYQEHTRHQPWSVTKTFIAATVGIAYDQGLVRDLQQPIEDYIPELVGTAWEGVTIENILQMESGVHWDEDTPVLAQNTQVQQWIDVLLDNATNGALGQTRNEFLMSLPKVYEQGTEFRYNSGNTQVLAWMLENIYGRPYNEVISELLWKPMGAYGDARMIADREGSVIASQGLYARGYDFVRFGELLRNKGVNTDGRRVISQEWIDKLTQMTEVSGGGYAYQTWDSDVSPDAYKASGFQGQKITVVPSACTTAVRMSHSFGLDYREGDDPLDPNAYGFSTNFSSDEWVAVVQAVVAQRGGCDGATRLAAAEAGQADGSGGAVGLWAFILVLITGMARRRPGTPAIQRS, from the coding sequence ATGGCGACTTTTGCCCGTGTTGCTGCGCTTGTAGCAGCGGCTGTCATGCCGATATTGGCCCAGGCCCACACGGACGCCAAATTTCTTGGCAGTTCCCAGGATCCGCTGAGCTATGAACTTCGGCAACAGATACTGGAATTGGCGCGGCAGGATCTGCGACTAGCGGCCTCCAGTGAAGAGCCGGCTCCTGACGTCGATGGGCCGATTACGGCTTTGCCGCCGCCACAAGATCTTGTGCTGGATCGGATGAATGTGTGGTTGAATCCCACCTATTGGAGCACCTGGGTTCGCGAAGCTCTGGTGAATGGCAATGTTCAGATTCCGGCACCTACCGATATTGTGCGTCCGGAGATTTGGACGCCTAATGTCACGGTGGAGCCCGGTTCATACATTTCCAGCCTGCCACTGGCCATCGAAGATCTGTCCGGCCTGACTTACACCTGGGATGGGGCGGAAAAGTCGCTATTGGACTTCATGCACACCACCGAAACCGACATGGTGCAATTCGCCGTGAATGGCGAGGTCATTGGCGCTCTGTATAACAATGGCTATCAAGAGCACACTCGCCATCAACCCTGGTCGGTGACTAAAACCTTTATCGCCGCCACTGTCGGTATTGCCTATGACCAAGGCCTAGTCCGCGATCTGCAGCAGCCCATCGAAGACTACATTCCTGAATTGGTGGGTACGGCCTGGGAAGGCGTCACCATTGAAAACATCCTGCAAATGGAATCGGGTGTGCACTGGGATGAAGATACGCCCGTACTGGCACAAAACACCCAGGTACAGCAATGGATTGATGTATTGCTGGATAACGCCACGAATGGTGCTTTGGGCCAAACCCGCAACGAATTTCTCATGAGTCTGCCCAAGGTGTACGAGCAGGGCACCGAGTTCCGCTACAACAGCGGGAACACGCAGGTCTTGGCCTGGATGTTGGAGAACATTTATGGGCGGCCTTACAACGAGGTGATTTCGGAGCTGCTTTGGAAGCCCATGGGGGCTTATGGCGATGCCCGCATGATTGCCGACCGTGAAGGCAGCGTCATTGCCTCCCAGGGTTTGTACGCGCGTGGCTACGACTTTGTGCGCTTTGGCGAGTTACTGCGGAATAAAGGAGTCAATACCGATGGGCGCCGAGTTATTTCGCAGGAGTGGATAGACAAGCTGACGCAAATGACCGAGGTCTCTGGTGGTGGTTATGCTTACCAAACCTGGGATTCCGATGTGAGTCCGGATGCATACAAGGCCAGTGGATTCCAGGGCCAGAAAATCACCGTGGTTCCTTCGGCCTGCACGACAGCCGTGCGCATGTCGCACTCTTTTGGCCTGGACTATCGCGAAGGGGACGATCCATTGGACCCCAACGCCTACGGCTTCAGCACCAACTTCAGCTCGGATGAATGGGTGGCTGTCGTTCAGGCGGTGGTGGCGCAGCGCGGGGGTTGCGATGGCGCGACGCGGTTGGCAGCAGCAGAAGCAGGCCAAGCCGACGGCAGCGGCGGCGCTGTGGGTTTGTGGGCGTTCATTCTGGTTCTAATCACAGGCATGGCAAGACGCCGGCCTGGGACACCCGCGATCCAGCGGTCATAG
- a CDS encoding DUF1929 domain-containing protein, with product MTRKHAAILASALVLSACGGGRQDDVGATNRDAELGPNGLPAARAGLQSKAPIQGVQCSANECLEVGGFTPPFEEPVIYDRSEDGAQLGNDIPFDNPLRQSVRSENCEFDDADRPINCKPGAGTIALLGSDDLLFFSALEGTESAEFSIVAEGGQVLVNDQTRVLGLGESEASWTLPAPIDGGAEDGEANCLLPGCLLNTDANDPRRNSGSLFCADINALPNGAVLAVGGTNYYTEPGIDTPFNIGVVELEGLNASRVFDPASNNWFQTGDMNFGRWYPTLVSLANGDQFVASGVSKLLKPVYPNEPLQSGRNVVQTETFDLGCGVWSDNGPAAQRSLPLYPRLHLLPNGQVYYNGGGQAFNPFGQAYDQALWNIVGAYNPDTQSWTDLGYAGLPLELNELGLGQLTQALNPTNTNIADALSNTVTGVLDALSSEPGALFDPLVEGLSSDAVGTVINAIAGGFRGSATSLMMPLKPNPDTGEYDQAEFLTAGGVLGAVTVNSPGAFVGVAQSRIDTVRMDGDQMEYRSRLTGALNQGRWYGQAVLLPTGEVMMFSGATHDEVVLPGTAFPITQTELYDPDTETWRLMADANKPRTYHNTAVLLPDGRVLVGGHAPINTAYAYSLNLTGLGISPNFGRDPSFEIYHPPYVFGDRPQLQSAPSRVDVGQRFSLNTPDAAQVEEVVLIRRPTLTHLIDGDQRSVVLPIVSRSANGLEVQMPTQAAVTPPGQYMLFIVTENDDGRVPSTSLPVQVNGGSFNCAS from the coding sequence ATGACACGGAAGCATGCAGCCATACTGGCCAGCGCGCTCGTCTTATCTGCCTGTGGTGGCGGGCGTCAAGACGATGTCGGAGCAACCAACCGCGACGCCGAGCTTGGCCCCAACGGCCTTCCGGCCGCGCGCGCAGGATTGCAATCCAAAGCGCCCATTCAAGGTGTTCAATGCAGCGCCAATGAGTGTTTAGAGGTAGGGGGCTTCACCCCACCTTTCGAAGAGCCGGTCATCTACGACCGCAGCGAGGACGGTGCGCAACTCGGCAACGACATTCCCTTTGACAATCCGCTGCGGCAATCGGTGCGCAGCGAAAACTGCGAGTTTGACGACGCCGACCGCCCCATCAACTGCAAGCCCGGTGCTGGCACCATCGCCCTGCTGGGCAGTGATGACCTGCTGTTTTTCAGCGCCTTAGAAGGTACCGAAAGCGCGGAATTTAGCATCGTGGCTGAAGGTGGCCAGGTCTTGGTCAACGACCAAACCCGCGTTCTGGGGCTGGGCGAGAGTGAGGCCAGCTGGACCTTGCCGGCTCCCATTGATGGCGGCGCCGAAGACGGCGAAGCTAACTGCTTGTTACCCGGTTGTTTGCTGAATACAGACGCGAATGACCCGCGTCGCAATAGTGGTTCTTTATTCTGCGCTGATATCAACGCCCTGCCTAACGGCGCCGTGTTGGCCGTTGGTGGTACCAATTACTACACAGAGCCAGGCATTGATACGCCTTTCAACATTGGTGTGGTCGAGCTAGAGGGTCTGAACGCCTCGCGCGTTTTTGATCCAGCCAGCAACAACTGGTTCCAAACCGGCGACATGAATTTTGGTCGCTGGTACCCCACCCTGGTGTCTTTGGCGAACGGCGACCAGTTTGTTGCCAGTGGCGTGAGCAAATTGCTTAAGCCTGTGTATCCCAATGAACCCTTGCAGTCGGGTCGCAATGTGGTGCAAACCGAAACCTTCGATCTGGGTTGTGGTGTGTGGTCGGATAATGGCCCTGCCGCACAACGCTCATTACCCCTATATCCAAGGCTGCACTTGCTGCCCAATGGGCAGGTCTACTACAACGGTGGCGGTCAGGCCTTCAATCCCTTCGGGCAAGCCTATGACCAAGCCCTGTGGAATATCGTTGGAGCCTACAACCCGGACACCCAGAGCTGGACCGACCTGGGATATGCCGGGCTGCCATTAGAGCTGAACGAATTGGGACTTGGCCAGTTAACCCAAGCTCTGAACCCCACCAACACAAACATTGCCGACGCGCTGAGCAACACCGTCACCGGCGTTCTAGACGCGCTATCTTCGGAGCCAGGCGCCTTGTTTGATCCTTTGGTGGAGGGGCTTAGCTCGGACGCCGTAGGCACAGTGATCAACGCCATTGCCGGCGGTTTCCGCGGCAGTGCTACCAGCTTAATGATGCCCCTGAAGCCCAACCCAGATACTGGCGAATATGACCAAGCAGAGTTCCTCACTGCTGGTGGGGTCTTGGGTGCCGTCACCGTGAATAGTCCTGGGGCCTTTGTGGGCGTAGCTCAGTCACGCATCGACACGGTGCGCATGGATGGTGACCAAATGGAGTATCGCTCGCGGTTGACGGGCGCCCTGAACCAAGGTCGCTGGTACGGCCAAGCCGTGCTCCTGCCGACCGGAGAGGTCATGATGTTCTCGGGTGCGACGCATGATGAGGTGGTTCTACCCGGCACAGCCTTCCCCATCACCCAGACCGAGCTTTACGACCCAGACACTGAGACCTGGCGCTTGATGGCCGATGCGAATAAGCCACGCACCTATCACAACACCGCCGTTTTGCTCCCCGACGGTCGTGTGCTGGTCGGTGGCCACGCCCCCATCAACACGGCCTATGCCTACAGTCTGAACCTCACTGGACTAGGTATATCGCCCAACTTCGGCCGGGATCCTTCCTTTGAGATTTACCACCCGCCCTATGTGTTCGGCGATCGCCCGCAGCTCCAGTCTGCACCCAGCCGTGTCGATGTAGGGCAACGCTTTAGTCTGAACACACCGGATGCCGCGCAGGTTGAGGAAGTGGTTCTGATCCGCCGGCCCACCCTCACTCACCTGATTGATGGTGACCAACGCAGCGTGGTGCTACCCATCGTGTCGCGCTCCGCAAATGGCCTAGAAGTGCAAATGCCGACGCAAGCGGCGGTCACTCCGCCAGGCCAATACATGCTCTTCATCGTTACCGAAAACGATGATGGTCGTGTACCGTCCACCTCACTCCCAGTGCAGGTCAATGGCGGTAGCTTCAACTGCGCTAGCTAA
- a CDS encoding NAD(P)/FAD-dependent oxidoreductase, whose product MSLLKNNSHPGQPLGPKHSRPDVLVIGAGAAGLMCAAVAAQRGLQVLVVDHANRVGKKILMSGGGRCNFTNLDVQAHHFLSANPHFCKSALARYTPADFIALVQAHHIAFHEKEAGQLFCDNSSKDIVRLLLEECQAGHVEIRTHCSVSDLQPLSSEGFAVQTSLGPLQCAKIVIATGGLSIPKMGATGWGYKVASQFGHRVQPTRAGLVPLTLSGDQASPWAALSGLSLPIRASTAKQQFQGNMLLTHRGLSGPAILQISSYWQPGQDLRIELLPEVDIEQWLSEQSHKQPKQQLSTSLSQLFPKRFAHTLCHTMLADRPLQQVQGKWLRQTVDTLSNWPIRPSGTEGYRTAEVTLGGVDTREVCSKTFVSRKVPGLHFIGEVLDVTGHLGGYNFQWAWASAQACALAL is encoded by the coding sequence ATGAGCCTGCTCAAGAATAATTCCCATCCCGGTCAACCATTGGGTCCCAAACACAGTCGTCCAGACGTATTGGTGATCGGAGCCGGCGCTGCAGGGCTGATGTGCGCCGCGGTCGCAGCCCAACGCGGACTGCAGGTACTGGTGGTGGACCATGCTAACCGCGTGGGCAAAAAAATCCTGATGTCCGGCGGTGGCCGCTGCAACTTCACAAACCTGGATGTGCAAGCGCACCACTTCCTCTCTGCCAACCCACATTTTTGCAAATCGGCCCTGGCGCGGTATACACCGGCCGACTTCATCGCATTGGTCCAGGCGCATCACATTGCCTTCCATGAAAAAGAGGCCGGCCAACTGTTCTGCGATAACAGCTCCAAAGACATCGTGAGGCTCCTCCTTGAGGAATGCCAAGCTGGTCATGTCGAGATTCGCACCCACTGCAGTGTGTCTGACTTGCAGCCGCTCAGCAGCGAAGGCTTCGCTGTGCAGACGAGCTTGGGGCCGCTGCAGTGCGCCAAAATTGTCATCGCCACAGGGGGCTTATCCATTCCTAAAATGGGTGCGACTGGCTGGGGCTATAAAGTCGCAAGCCAATTCGGTCATCGCGTGCAACCCACCCGAGCTGGGTTGGTGCCACTCACACTGTCTGGAGATCAGGCCTCGCCCTGGGCAGCGCTGAGCGGCCTGTCTTTGCCCATCCGCGCCAGTACGGCCAAGCAGCAGTTCCAGGGCAACATGCTGCTTACCCACCGCGGCCTGAGTGGCCCGGCGATTTTGCAAATCTCTTCATACTGGCAGCCCGGTCAAGATTTAAGGATCGAGCTGCTACCGGAGGTCGACATCGAACAATGGCTCTCCGAGCAAAGCCACAAACAGCCTAAACAGCAGCTGAGCACCAGCCTCAGCCAGCTTTTCCCCAAACGTTTTGCGCATACTCTGTGCCACACCATGCTCGCTGACAGACCATTGCAGCAAGTCCAGGGAAAGTGGCTTCGGCAAACAGTGGACACCCTATCCAACTGGCCCATTCGCCCCAGCGGCACCGAAGGTTATCGCACCGCCGAAGTCACCTTGGGCGGGGTTGATACGCGTGAGGTCTGTTCCAAGACCTTCGTATCGCGCAAAGTTCCAGGACTGCATTTCATCGGTGAGGTATTGGATGTGACCGGGCACCTCGGGGGCTACAACTTCCAATGGGCCTGGGCCAGTGCACAGGCTTGCGCACTGGCCTTGTAG